The Sulfolobus islandicus Y.N.15.51 sequence AAGAGTTGGAAGCGCATCTAATGCCCTTGCCAATCTGTAATATAGTGCCAATCCAATCAAGGGTGATGACGAAAGCGGTTCGGTAACGTAAAACTCCACTTCCTTTCCACTTATCTTACTTACCTCCCAACTGTTCAACCTTTGGATTCCTAGCTCTCCCATGATGTCTCTAAAAACATGATTTCCTCTTCCTAGAAACACTAACCCTATTATTACTCTCCTATACCCTTCTTTAATGATCTCATTTAGTAGAGATCTCCAGTCAGGCTTGGCGAATTCGTTGTAAGTTAAGTATATAGGTATTGAGATTTTTTCCTTCAAGTAATTTATCATTCCTTCAATATCACTATTATACGTCTCCCTTCTCGAACCATGACCTATTAACATTATTGCAGTATTGGATTGTCTATCCACATATTCATTTCCTTTATCCAGTATTTAAGGATTGTTAATATACGTGCTTTGTTGATCTCTTCAATTTATTTCATAAGCATGATATGATACACTGAGAATTTTTCAGTAATTAATATTTATTTCAACGTTATTCGCAAGCTCACACCCTAATACCCGGAGCTCTACCAACTAAAGAATTAGCCAAGTGGACCATCCATGCATAAGCCCAGAACTTGAGCTTAGCCTCAACCACTTGTCCTAAAAAACTCCTACGGGGCAATCCACGCAAAACAAGAGAACGAATAAAACCAAGTATTACAAGAGAAAAGGAAATAAACAAGTAAGGAGAAAAACAACATAAGCTCATAGAAAACATGGGGATAAAACCCCATCTACAAGGCTAGCTGTGAAGCCCCTAGAACGATCTAACAAGAGGGGATAAAAACCCCCGAGTAGGAGGTTGTAACAAAATACTCTAGGGGCTGAAACACTTAACACTATGCAAAGAAAACAAGGTATTATGAGAACAAAAAATATCTCGAGAAACGCGTAATACACAAGCATGGAATTAAAAGTTACAAACAAGGCCTTCGCAATTGATATTTCACAAAGCAAACTAACAGCAGCAAAGGGAGAACTAGTAGTAGAACAAGAAAAATCAGCAGTATACGTCAAGGAGGTAAAGGAATTCAACCACGACAACGAGGGAATAGAGGAACTAATTAAATTCCTAGGAGAATATAAGGAAGGAATAATAGAGGCAACTGGAATATATTACTTCTACCTACACGAAAAACTAACGGAAAAAGGATACAAGGTAACAGTAATAAACCCACTACACCTAACAGAAATACTAGGGAAAAAGACAGACAAACTCGACGCACAAAGGTTACTAGTAGCACACATGACCGGAGTAATCAAGGGATCATACATACCAACAGGAGAAATAATGGAGCTAAGAGAACTAACGAGATATAGGGAAAGCTTAGTAGAGAAGACAACACAAGTAAAGAACGAGATAAGGAAAATATTAGAATTCGCGGGATATAAAATACAACCATTCGACAAGAAGGGAAGAAAACTACTTGAAAAGCTAGTAAAGGGGGAGGGACTAAGCAAGGAAGAGAAGGAGGAACTAAAAGAAAAACTAGGGAGAAACTTAAACGACGCGGAAAAACTAGCGTTAAAACAATTAGTTGAACTGTTAAAAAACTTGGAGAAAATGATTAAGGAGGTTGAGGATATGATAATTTCCAAGATTCCAAAACCAGTAATTGAGTTGAGTAAGATCCCCGGAATTGGTTTGATTAGTGCTGCAACTATTTACGCTGAGTTCGGTGATGTTTCCCGTTTTTCCAGTTCTAAGGCTGCTAGGGCTTATGCAAGCTTTGCACCCAAAACTAAGCAGAGTGGTGATAGCGAGTCTCACTCCGGTATGATTAGGGGTAATAAGTATTTGCGTAGAGCTCTCTACTTGGTTGCCAAGGTTGCTAGGGGTCTTGAGCCTTTTAAAGGGTATTATGAGAGGCTTATTGCTAGGGGGAAGAGTGTTACTCAAGCTACTTGTGCTCTTGCCGGAAAGCTTGCAAGCATTTGTTATCATGTTATAAAGGACGGTGTTTACAAGGGAGTTGTCAAGAAGAGTTTTAGGATTCCTAGGGGTAAGGAAGTTAATGTCAAGGACTTCGACGTGGGAGACGCGCTAGACTCGTTATCCCCATAGGTTTGTTAGAGGCGTCAGCATGTAGTGCCTTGTAGCCCTAACAGATTCCCCAAAAGTACGCTTCACAGCAGATAATAAGGACTCAATCCTCCACCTAACACCGTAACCCTTCTCCTCCCTCCAACGATTATAACCCAACCTCTTGAACTCCCTTACAGCCTTTCTCCTAGCAGGATGGCCACGCCTAGTAGAAGCGTTCTTCCTAGGTGGGGCAACAACCTCAACCCCAGTCTTGTAAACCTCATTAGCATCATAAGCTTTATCTCCATAAAACTTCTTTCCCTTATCTTGTAAATCCTTAACTGTCTTAACTGCAGTCTCAACCTCGTTGCTGGTTACTTCAGCGTTTATTACGTTGAATTGGTCCTTATCCATTACTATTTCGATCTTGAGGAATTTTGAGTCCTTGGTTTTTCCCCATTTTGCTATAATGTATTGTCCTCCCTTGTTTGTGCTTATTCCCGTTGCGTCTGCTATTACTTCAAGTTGGTCATTTGCCTCTGGGAATTTTATGTTCATGTTTCTTACTCTTTCCCATATTGTTGAGTAGTCTAGGCTTGTTGGGATGATTTTCAGTCTCTCTAGTGCTCTCAATACTCCTTCTATGGCCCTATAAGGTAGGAACAAGTGCAGGAACGCTAGGAAGTCGTTGAACTCCTTTGGCGCCTTGTAGGTTTTCTTGGCATTCCTATTCTCTTCTGCTAGTAATTCCCACCAGTGTTCGAAGACGTAGAAGGGGAACATTAGGGTATATCTCGTTATAACGTTCTCGTCGTACTTGTGCCAATCCCTCTTGTACTTACTCTTTCCCATGAGTAATACTCGGTATAATTATTTATAAATTTTTGTATAATTCTGAAGTAGCCCACAAAGCAGTGTGACTATCAAAGTTTATAAACCTTCACATTAACATTTTATTGAAGGGTGCCACTATGAAGTCTATGAGCAATGTGAGGCGGAGTAAGGCACCCAATGAAACTCCCCATGTCCTTGAAGGGAGTTAGTCCCGTAGACGGCATGGGGAGGGAAGAAGAGTGATGAGGCCGAGTGATTAATAGTCACGATGAAGGCCGAACTCTAATTTTTATGCTTAGTTTATATTTTGTGTATTCCCTATGTATTATGCCCTATGTATTATGTGTCATTAGCTTTGATACCTATTGATTATAAAATTAAAAATAAAAATTATTTATAATAATGATTATTATATAAAATGTTTACATCGTATAAAAATGTTTATCGTTTTATAAATTTATCAACTACATC is a genomic window containing:
- a CDS encoding IS110 family RNA-guided transposase, translating into MELKVTNKAFAIDISQSKLTAAKGELVVEQEKSAVYVKEVKEFNHDNEGIEELIKFLGEYKEGIIEATGIYYFYLHEKLTEKGYKVTVINPLHLTEILGKKTDKLDAQRLLVAHMTGVIKGSYIPTGEIMELRELTRYRESLVEKTTQVKNEIRKILEFAGYKIQPFDKKGRKLLEKLVKGEGLSKEEKEELKEKLGRNLNDAEKLALKQLVELLKNLEKMIKEVEDMIISKIPKPVIELSKIPGIGLISAATIYAEFGDVSRFSSSKAARAYASFAPKTKQSGDSESHSGMIRGNKYLRRALYLVAKVARGLEPFKGYYERLIARGKSVTQATCALAGKLASICYHVIKDGVYKGVVKKSFRIPRGKEVNVKDFDVGDALDSLSP
- a CDS encoding IS5 family transposase, encoding MGKSKYKRDWHKYDENVITRYTLMFPFYVFEHWWELLAEENRNAKKTYKAPKEFNDFLAFLHLFLPYRAIEGVLRALERLKIIPTSLDYSTIWERVRNMNIKFPEANDQLEVIADATGISTNKGGQYIIAKWGKTKDSKFLKIEIVMDKDQFNVINAEVTSNEVETAVKTVKDLQDKGKKFYGDKAYDANEVYKTGVEVVAPPRKNASTRRGHPARRKAVREFKRLGYNRWREEKGYGVRWRIESLLSAVKRTFGESVRATRHYMLTPLTNLWG